CGCGCAGCGGCGACTAACCCAGCTTCACCGCCTCCAATAACCACAACATCTGCTTGAACCTCTTCTTTTTCTCGTGCTTGTCCTTTTTCTTTTTCAGGTAACTGGATGCCTTCTTTTTTTACCGCCTGATCTGCGGATTCTAAAATAGCTTCACTCATGACAGTAGCACCACTAATAGCGTCGATAGCAAAACTTTGATTTTCTAAAACATCGGACCTTAATTTATCAGCCACCTGATTAAAAATCCCGGGCGTTTCAGAATGTTGTTTTATTTCTAAATCAGTCACTTGATCATTATCAATACTAACCTCAAAATCGATCGGACCATTATGCCCTTTCGCTTGCGCATTAATTTTTCTTTTGTTCGCCATCTTTTTCTCTCCTTTAGTAAATAGTTCTATCTATTCGTTGGAACAATTACAGTTCACATCATCTTGGTAAAATTTTTCTGCCAAACCTTGTTACATTTTTAACAATCTTCATACTTAAACGTAAACTGCCTTTAGTTCCCTGTCCAATAGGATTAATGCATAAACTTATAGAAAAAATTTATATATTTAAAATAGAAATAATTTCAATCGATAATTGGAGCACAATATCGTATAATATTTTAATAAGGAGATGATATCCATGTCTTATTCCACAATTACATTGAGAGTTTCAGAAGAAAAAATACGATAAAAGCAGGAAAACTACACCTGCTTTCATCGTATTTTTCTTATAGTCTTTATTCTACATACTTCTCTGTTCTCTCGTCTTCAATCACACCATTATAATTTAAGCCATAGCCAAAGTCATAAGAGTTACCTTCACTATCTTTATAAGGTTTCATATCTTTAGGCACGTCCTCAAATTGTTCTTCTACCGTATCCATGTCTTTAGGAAATTGCATTGGTAACAAGCCATTTGGCTCGTGATCTCCTAAAATAACATCTAATAAGGCATTATCCGAAATTCCAAAGCCTACAACGATTGCGTCCACTTTGTCTTCAAACTCAGACATAATGACTGGATTTTTAGCCTCCATCGCAACGACTACCGGAATATCATGGTCAGCCTTTTCTGCTAGTTCAGACGCATTCAATACAGCATCTAAGTCATATTCGTTTGCTATATCCGAAGTTTCTCCGTAATAACTCCGATTTTGTTTTGAGCCGTCTTCTTCTTTGTTGCCTGCAATTGATTCTTTACGGACATTATCACCATCAGCCGTGTAAGGACGATATTGTAAGGATAATGGATAGTAAGTTTCGTTATCATCTTTAATACCCGCGAAACTAAAGTTTTCTCCATTATCCGGACTAGCCATCCCCGCAATAACTAGATCAACATCATCCAAGTTATCCGGTTGTTCATAACCAGTCACATTGCCCTCATCATCTTTTATTTCCGTATCAGTAACTACTTCACCAAAATATTTTTCTGCGGTTTCCACATCCATCGATGGTCCTCTAAATGGTTCAGCGTCCCCTATAGAGCTTTCATGGGGATCTCTCATAGTAGACGGAATATAAACAACTTGATCCTTGTACTCATCCATGTTGTCAGTAGGAGCTATCGTATTATCTTTATTTTTTAACATCACAGCTGAATTAAGTTGCGCTTTATAGCCAGCATCTACCTTATCTTTGCTTCCTACTGCTTCAGTTGAATCATCGATATCTACATAAGGATCCTCAAATAATCCTAAATCAAACATCGATTTAACAATACGTTCGCCACTTTCTTTAAAGCGATCTTCAGCTGATTGTTCTAAATCCCCATTCTCATAATCTTCTTGCCACATTTTGTAAGCTTCTAATACAGGCTCTTTCTCATTATTGCCGCCAAACATATCCATGCCAGCTTTTAAAATTTCAAAATGTCGTTCTTCTTCGGTCGCATCTTCCATTCCAAAACCAGAGCCCATAAATTTTTCACCGTAGCCAACTTCTTCGGAGTTTTCACCAGTTACGCCCCAGTCAGTCACTAGTTTCCCGTCATAATTATTGTCATCACGCAGAATATTAATAATATCTCCATTATAAGCCGTTCCTACATAATCATCACCAATTAAAGGATTGCCGTCTTTATCCGTTTGAATAGAATAAGAAGTCATAACTGAACTTGCTTCTTCCGTTTCGCCGGATAAATTTAAACCACCATCTACAAAAACTTTGAGGTGTTCTTTCAAATTATCTCCGGGATAAACACCAAATTTTCCTTGGAATAAATGTGCTTCTCGTCCGCCTTCGCCTGGACCATCTCCTGGAAAGTGTTTAATTTGAGTAGTAATCGAATCAGTGCCCCAGCCTAGATCATTACCATCTTCATCAAAAGAGGATTGCGAATAATTAACATAAGCTTCCGCCAGATCCGCCGCTAATTGACTTCCTTCACCAAACGTTCCTTCCACTCGTAGCCAACGTGGTTCTGATGCTAAATCAATTTGTGGACCTAAAGCTTCCGTCATGCCTAAAGCACGGTATTCTTGTGAGGACATATTGGCAAATTGACTAACGATTTTAGGACTAAATGTTGCTGCCATCCCTAAATTCGAAGGCCAACGCGAAATATCACCCTCAGAATTATACGTAGCACTTTCTCCTGCAGTACTTCGAGGATCAGAGCTAATATTCACAGGAATAATGGGCTCATCTTCAGTACCTAACCCTTCGACAAAGCTTTGCATTTGATTGGTCCATTGTACACTATCTTCTACATCATTAGGCCCAGCATGCAATACATTACGTAGATCATCGTTTTCTAAGTAATTTTCTTGTTCCTCGGTTAACCCGTCTGATTGATCTCTTTCATGAGAACTAAACAGCATCAATCCAGCAATTTGATCCATTGATAATTCTTCAACAAAGGCTTCAGCACGTGTTTCTGAGCTTTCTCGCCAGTCTTCAAATGAATCTAATTCTCCATTTCCATTTAAATCTTTAAAATAGTAAGTCTGTTCATCATCTTCTTCGGTTAAAATTTCGATATTACTATCTGGAGAAAAACTAATATTGGGATGTTCTCCAGGATTTGCTGCAATGGAAAACTCAGTCGTTCCATCAGACATCTCTTGGTAATTATTATTACTTTCTTCTTGAGCTGACGAGTCTTCCTCAGAGCTGGTACAAGCACTTAACAATAACGGCGTTACGAACAAAAACAATCTTTTCTTCCACATTTTACCCCTCCTGCTACTTTTCTTTATTTCTCTTCTTTCAATTCGTTTTGAAAACCCTCCTTTTTATAAAGCGGTTTCATTTTCCGTAAAAAATAAAGCTTTATATTTTTATAAACCTTTATATTAAGTGTACTATACGATGCACAAAATGGAAACCTTTTCTTAGATTCATTATTTAACTCAACTTTTTATTTCCAGAGTTAATTTTTCGAAGCTATTCTAGTTTTCAGGCTTTTTTCCGTCCTTCTAAAAACATAATCATTGATTCAATTTATGTAACTGTGTTACTTTTTACTTATCACCTGATAAGCAACCTAATTATCAAAAAAGAGATACAAAAAGGAGTAGCAATGAAAAAAATAGTTATTGTAGGAGCGGGCGTAGCAGGGTTATCTGCAGCTGTGCGCTTGCAGAAATTAGGATATGACGTGCATTTGTATGAAAAAGAAGCAAATCCCGGTGGCAAGATGAATCAAATTAAACAAGATGGTTTTACTTTTGATGTAGGGCCCACCATTGTAATGATGCCAGAAATTTACCAAGAAATTTTTGAATTCTGTGAAAGAAACCCTGATGATTACATTCCAATGAAAAAAGTAGACCCTCTATTAGAATTAGTTTTTCGCGGAGAGTCTCCACTATTATTCTCTAGTGATTTACCCCAATTAACAAAGACCTTGGAAACAATTTCTGAAGAGGACGCGCAAGGATATTTTCATTTTTTAGCAGATATCTATAAACGCTACCTCATCGCTAAAAAACATTTTATTACCCAATCCTTTCGTAATTTCTGGGATTTTTATAACCCTAAATCTTTATATGCAGGATTGCGCTTGAAAACTTTTAGCGACGCTTATTCTTCT
This region of Tetragenococcus osmophilus genomic DNA includes:
- a CDS encoding glycoside hydrolase family 3 N-terminal domain-containing protein; this translates as MWKKRLFLFVTPLLLSACTSSEEDSSAQEESNNNYQEMSDGTTEFSIAANPGEHPNISFSPDSNIEILTEEDDEQTYYFKDLNGNGELDSFEDWRESSETRAEAFVEELSMDQIAGLMLFSSHERDQSDGLTEEQENYLENDDLRNVLHAGPNDVEDSVQWTNQMQSFVEGLGTEDEPIIPVNISSDPRSTAGESATYNSEGDISRWPSNLGMAATFSPKIVSQFANMSSQEYRALGMTEALGPQIDLASEPRWLRVEGTFGEGSQLAADLAEAYVNYSQSSFDEDGNDLGWGTDSITTQIKHFPGDGPGEGGREAHLFQGKFGVYPGDNLKEHLKVFVDGGLNLSGETEEASSVMTSYSIQTDKDGNPLIGDDYVGTAYNGDIINILRDDNNYDGKLVTDWGVTGENSEEVGYGEKFMGSGFGMEDATEEERHFEILKAGMDMFGGNNEKEPVLEAYKMWQEDYENGDLEQSAEDRFKESGERIVKSMFDLGLFEDPYVDIDDSTEAVGSKDKVDAGYKAQLNSAVMLKNKDNTIAPTDNMDEYKDQVVYIPSTMRDPHESSIGDAEPFRGPSMDVETAEKYFGEVVTDTEIKDDEGNVTGYEQPDNLDDVDLVIAGMASPDNGENFSFAGIKDDNETYYPLSLQYRPYTADGDNVRKESIAGNKEEDGSKQNRSYYGETSDIANEYDLDAVLNASELAEKADHDIPVVVAMEAKNPVIMSEFEDKVDAIVVGFGISDNALLDVILGDHEPNGLLPMQFPKDMDTVEEQFEDVPKDMKPYKDSEGNSYDFGYGLNYNGVIEDERTEKYVE